In Synechococcus sp. CC9616, the following are encoded in one genomic region:
- a CDS encoding Nif11-like leader peptide family natural product precursor: MALDQLKAFILKMQQDDELKQAVLAASTADDVAKIAARQGFEFSGDELLRFNGKKVGQVTVVKPDHPGEYH; encoded by the coding sequence ATGGCTCTCGATCAACTCAAGGCGTTCATCCTCAAAATGCAACAGGACGACGAACTCAAGCAAGCCGTATTGGCAGCATCGACTGCTGATGACGTTGCCAAGATTGCTGCCAGACAAGGATTCGAGTTCAGTGGAGACGAGCTTTTGAGATTTAATGGTAAGAAAGTGGGACAAGTCACGGTGGTGAAGCCGGATCATCCAGGTGAATATCACTGA
- a CDS encoding YajQ family cyclic di-GMP-binding protein codes for MASNTSSFDVVSDFDRQELVNTLDQVRRDVGNRYDLKDSNTQLDLEETELVITTASDMTLQAVVDVLRTKATKRNLSLKIFDFQDPESVGGNRVKQVVKLRKGLSQEIAKKLSKLVRDELKKVTVAIQGESVRITGKSKDDLQAAIQLVKSKEDELDVPLQFENYR; via the coding sequence TTGGCTTCAAATACGTCCTCATTCGATGTTGTCTCCGATTTCGATCGACAGGAGCTGGTCAATACCCTTGATCAGGTGCGTCGAGACGTTGGCAACCGATATGACCTCAAGGACTCCAACACACAGTTGGATCTTGAGGAAACCGAACTTGTGATCACCACCGCCAGCGATATGACTCTTCAGGCTGTGGTGGATGTGTTGAGAACCAAAGCGACCAAGCGCAATCTTTCACTGAAGATTTTTGATTTTCAGGATCCTGAGAGTGTTGGTGGTAACCGTGTAAAGCAGGTTGTGAAGTTGCGCAAGGGGCTCAGTCAGGAGATTGCCAAGAAGCTCAGCAAACTCGTTCGTGATGAGCTGAAGAAAGTGACCGTGGCGATTCAGGGTGAAAGTGTACGGATCACAGGCAAGAGCAAGGATGATCTGCAGGCTGCTATTCAGTTGGTGAAAAGTAAGGAAGATGAATTGGATGTGCCGTTGCAGTTTGAAAATTATCGCTAA
- a CDS encoding phosphoribosyltransferase, with protein sequence MRELTWQQFDLAVSALAERFQDRSIPGIYGVPRGGLCLAVALSHVLELPLLMAPESRCLIVDEVFETGQTLAALRQQWPDAAFAVWVSKISPAWWEAVDVTNSQEWLVFPWENLQRARADERLFRASRGLD encoded by the coding sequence ATGAGGGAGCTCACCTGGCAGCAGTTTGATCTGGCCGTCTCCGCGTTGGCGGAACGCTTTCAAGATCGCTCAATTCCTGGCATCTATGGCGTGCCTCGCGGTGGTTTGTGCCTCGCTGTGGCTCTGAGTCATGTCCTGGAGTTGCCCCTGCTGATGGCTCCAGAATCCAGGTGTCTGATCGTTGATGAGGTGTTCGAAACGGGGCAGACCCTCGCGGCCCTGCGTCAGCAGTGGCCCGATGCAGCCTTTGCGGTTTGGGTCAGCAAGATCTCCCCAGCCTGGTGGGAGGCTGTTGACGTCACCAACAGTCAGGAGTGGCTGGTGTTCCCCTGGGAAAACCTTCAGAGAGCCCGTGCCGATGAACGGCTGTTTCGTGCCTCTCGCGGGCTGGACTGA
- a CDS encoding nucleoside 2-deoxyribosyltransferase, translated as MARSTIYLASPYGFSEQWKRLLLPEFIAALEGLGLEVWEPFARNGQVDLAQPGWAYAVAQRDMQDVRDADALLAIVNGTPPDEGVMVELGAAIALGKPTFLFRDDFRRCTDSEQYPLNLMLFAGLPAEGWQDFFYDSIKALSDPGKALALWAKG; from the coding sequence ATGGCGCGTTCAACGATCTATCTCGCATCGCCTTACGGTTTCTCCGAGCAGTGGAAACGCTTGCTGCTGCCCGAGTTCATCGCTGCACTTGAGGGCCTAGGGCTTGAGGTGTGGGAACCATTCGCTCGCAACGGCCAGGTGGATCTGGCCCAGCCCGGTTGGGCCTACGCGGTGGCACAGCGCGACATGCAGGACGTTCGCGACGCCGATGCTCTTCTCGCCATCGTGAACGGGACGCCGCCGGATGAGGGGGTGATGGTGGAACTGGGGGCGGCGATCGCCCTGGGTAAACCCACCTTTCTGTTTCGCGACGACTTCCGCCGCTGCACCGATTCCGAGCAGTACCCGCTGAACCTGATGCTGTTTGCCGGTCTGCCGGCTGAGGGCTGGCAGGACTTCTTCTACGACAGCATCAAAGCCCTATCAGATCCTGGAAAAGCCCTGGCCCTCTGGGCAAAGGGCTAG
- a CDS encoding cytidine deaminase — MPAARRAALKAHAPYSHFRVGAAVRCSNGEIVEGCNVENASYGLSICAERVALFSAVARGLQPKELAVSCLDAPSVGPDGLRMPCGACRQVMLELMPGEATVHIDGVGSRRLAELLPDAFSLVADDDRQ, encoded by the coding sequence ATGCCCGCGGCCAGGCGGGCCGCCCTGAAAGCCCATGCGCCATACTCGCACTTCCGCGTCGGTGCAGCGGTGCGCTGCTCAAACGGAGAGATCGTTGAGGGTTGCAATGTGGAAAATGCCAGTTACGGACTGAGCATCTGCGCCGAGCGTGTCGCCCTCTTCAGCGCCGTGGCCCGGGGGTTGCAGCCAAAAGAACTCGCCGTGAGTTGCCTGGATGCCCCTTCCGTTGGTCCTGACGGGCTGCGGATGCCCTGCGGGGCCTGTCGTCAGGTGATGCTGGAACTCATGCCTGGTGAGGCAACGGTTCACATCGACGGGGTTGGTTCACGCCGATTGGCCGAGTTGCTACCAGATGCGTTTTCGCTGGTGGCGGACGACGATCGCCAATAA
- the hemL gene encoding glutamate-1-semialdehyde 2,1-aminomutase, with amino-acid sequence MTSPALNTSRSEAIFSAAQALMPGGVSSPVRAFKSVGGQPIVFDRVKGPYAWDVDGNKYIDYIGSWGPAICGHAHPEVTSALQEAIEKGTSFGAPCGLENTLAEMVIDAVPSVEMVRFVNSGTEACMAVLRLMRAFTGRDKVIKFEGCYHGHADMFLVKAGSGVATLGLPDSPGVPRSTTANTLTAPYNDLEAVKQLFAENPGAISGVILEPIVGNAGFITPEPGFLEGLRELTKENGALLVFDEVMTGFRISYGGAQAHFGVTPDLTTMGKVIGGGLPVGAYGGRRDIMEMVAPAGPMYQAGTLSGNPLAMTAGIKTLELLKQPGTYEKLAATTETLLNGILEIGREAGLPITGGSVSAMFGFFLCEGPVRNFEEAKSTDAERFGKLHRAMLERGVYLAPSAFEAGFTSLAHSEADIETTLNAFRESFAAIA; translated from the coding sequence GTGACAAGTCCCGCGTTGAACACCAGCCGCTCTGAGGCCATCTTCAGTGCCGCCCAGGCCCTAATGCCCGGTGGCGTCAGCTCTCCAGTACGGGCTTTCAAGTCGGTTGGAGGCCAGCCGATCGTGTTCGACCGGGTGAAAGGGCCCTACGCCTGGGACGTCGACGGCAACAAATACATCGACTACATCGGCAGCTGGGGACCGGCCATCTGCGGCCATGCCCACCCTGAGGTCACCAGCGCGCTTCAGGAAGCGATCGAGAAGGGCACAAGCTTCGGAGCGCCCTGTGGGTTGGAGAACACCCTGGCTGAAATGGTGATCGACGCCGTTCCCAGCGTGGAAATGGTGCGTTTCGTCAACAGCGGAACCGAAGCCTGCATGGCGGTGCTGCGCTTGATGCGCGCTTTCACGGGTCGCGACAAGGTGATCAAGTTTGAAGGCTGCTACCACGGCCATGCCGACATGTTCCTGGTGAAGGCCGGCTCTGGTGTGGCCACCCTCGGGCTGCCGGACTCACCCGGTGTTCCCCGCAGCACCACCGCCAACACGCTGACAGCCCCCTATAACGACCTCGAGGCGGTGAAGCAGCTGTTCGCTGAAAACCCCGGGGCCATCTCTGGCGTCATCCTTGAGCCAATTGTCGGCAATGCGGGGTTCATCACGCCTGAGCCTGGTTTCCTAGAAGGGCTGAGGGAACTCACCAAAGAGAACGGCGCTCTCCTGGTGTTCGACGAAGTGATGACGGGCTTCCGCATCAGTTATGGCGGCGCACAGGCCCATTTCGGTGTCACCCCCGATCTCACCACGATGGGCAAAGTGATCGGCGGCGGACTCCCGGTTGGAGCCTATGGAGGCCGCCGAGACATCATGGAGATGGTGGCCCCCGCAGGCCCGATGTATCAGGCGGGGACGTTGAGCGGTAACCCCCTAGCGATGACCGCGGGAATCAAGACGCTTGAACTGCTGAAGCAACCCGGCACCTACGAGAAGTTGGCTGCCACCACCGAAACGCTGCTCAACGGCATTCTCGAGATCGGTCGCGAAGCGGGGCTTCCCATCACGGGCGGCAGCGTGAGCGCCATGTTCGGCTTCTTCCTGTGCGAGGGCCCGGTCCGCAACTTCGAGGAGGCCAAGTCCACTGATGCCGAACGATTCGGCAAACTCCACCGCGCCATGTTGGAGCGAGGCGTGTACCTGGCGCCCAGCGCTTTTGAAGCAGGCTTTACCTCCCTGGCCCACTCGGAAGCGGATATCGAAACAACGCTGAACGCATTCCGCGAAAGCTTCGCTGCAATCGCCTGA